The Anopheles coluzzii chromosome 2, AcolN3, whole genome shotgun sequence genome window below encodes:
- the LOC120948900 gene encoding serine protease inhibitor 88Ea isoform X1 codes for MTSGNSITILVCALLAVVTPACNALPKQRYSRDGGEPRSLVGVSTNIITSSLLKGAAETPGNHVFSPIGFSSILAMISEGAEGQTLKELYDVFKFPTDRDLVRKAFDVSLKRLSGQNPTDEPQFKTWFYIYKNNSVLQAYKDVLEQNYAVEVRDIERNDYNFDEPKTSLDPVVVEEEIIEESNGPDGDNLVLEQGSNNSNSKDIVDFEVLKIKSALPVEDELRTDTGISTKYDEIDDENPKFDKNIDDKEYVDPTKIKEELAKKKMEAMNEVAADADLDDAKMKKTPDSIDRVDHEQPEKMSLSLKKLGLDDEQEVMQAVESQGSRRKFNVRRSFLTGDIASALSGNSLVGRKANLKDDEEQVNESKMLLFNGLYYRGSWATPFQQLRTEESKFFTNTDERPVMMMRSQGTFGVGKDEQLDAKFLELPYNNSRYSLLLMVPNNKDGLKELIKNFNPDTLSTVQKSLVQMPVQICIPKFRIDTTSRAEKPLAKLGLITMFTSKADLSGITTEQKIHVDELVQHVSIRVDEGSSSENALSATNIVEAKTIDDEQEQFTADKPFLFFVRDVVDDIVIVAGKITDIPYVD; via the exons TGGTTTGCGCCTTGCTCGCCGTGGTAACGCCTGCCTGTAACGCTTTGCCGAAGCAGCGTTACTCGCGCGATGGCGGCGAGCCGCGCAGCTTGGTTGGTGTCTCGACTAACATCATCACGAGCAGCCTGCTGAAGGGAGCCGCCGAAACGCCGGGCAACCATGTGTTTTCGCCGATCGGCTTTTCCTCGATACTGGCCATGATCAGCGAAGGGGCGGAAGGTCAAACGCTGAAGGAGCTGTACGACGTGTTCAAGTTTCCCACGGACAGGGATTTGG TTCGCAAAGCGTTTGATGTTTCGCTCAAGCGTTTGAGCGGCCAAAATCCAACGGACGAGCCGCAGTTCAAAACCTGGTTCTACATCTACAAAAACAACAGCGTGCTGCAGGCGTACAAGGATGTGCTGGAGCAAAACTACGCCGTAGAGGTGCGGGACATCGAGCGGAATGATTACAACTTTGATGAGCCCAAAACCTCCCTCGACCCGGTGGTGGTCGAGGAGGAGATCATCGAGGAGAGCAACGGTCCCGACGGTGACAACCTCGTGCTGGAGCAGGGTAGCAACAATAGCAACAGCAAGGATATTGTTGACTTTGAGGTGCTGAAGATCAAGTCGGCCCTACCGGTGGAGGACGAGCTGCGCACGGACACTGGCATCAGTACCAAGTACGACGAGATCGACGATGAAAACCCAAAGTTTGACAAGAACATTGACGACAAGGAGTACGTTGATCCGACCAAAATCAAGGAAGAGCTGGCGAAAAAGAAGATGGAAGCGATGAACGAAGTGGCGGCCGACGCTGACCTTGACGATGCTAAGATGAAGAAAACGCCCGACTCGATCGATCGTGTCGATCATGAGCAGCCCGAAAAAATGTCGCTATCGCTGAAGAAGCTGGGTTTGGACGATGAGCAAGAGGTCATGCAAGCGGTCGAAAGTCAAGGCTCACGAAGGAAG TTCAACGTTCGCCGATCGTTCCTAACCGGAGACATAGCGTCGGCCCTGAGTGGAAACTCTTTGGTTGGACGAAAGGCGAATCTTAAAGACGATGAAGAGCAGGTCAACGAATCCAAGATGCTGCTGTTCAACGGTCTGTACTACAGAGGCAGCTGGGCTACGCCATTCCAG CAACTTCGCACGGAGGAAAGTAAATTCTTTACCAACACGGACGAACGACCAGTCATGATGATGCGATCGCAGGGTACCTTTGGTGTGGGAAAGGATGAACAGCTGGATGCTAAGTTCTTGGAGCTACCGTACAAT AACTCCCGCTATTCGCTTCTGCTGATGGTTCCCAACAACAAGGACGGGCTGAAGGAGCTCATCAAGAACTTCAACCCCGATACCCTCAGCACCGTGCAAAAGTCGCTGGTGCAAATGCCGGTCCAGATCTGCATTCCCAAGTTCCGCATCGATACCACTAGTCGTGCTGAGAAGCCACTGGCAAAG CTTGGACTCATCACCATGTTCACCTCGAAGGCGGACCTGAGCGGCATTACCACCGAGCAGAAGATCCACGTCGACGAGCTGGTGCAGCACGTGTCGATCCGCGTGGACGAAGGTTCCAGCAGCGAGAACGCCCTGTCGGCGACGAACATTGTCGAGGCGAAAACGATCGACGACGAGCAGGAGCAGTTCACTGCCGACAAGCCGTTCCTGTTCTTCGTGCGCGACGTCGTGGACGATATCGTGATCGTTGCTGGCAAGATCACGGACATCCCGTACGTCGACTAG
- the LOC120948900 gene encoding serine protease inhibitor A3K isoform X2, whose translation MISEGAEGQTLKELYDVFKFPTDRDLVRKAFDVSLKRLSGQNPTDEPQFKTWFYIYKNNSVLQAYKDVLEQNYAVEVRDIERNDYNFDEPKTSLDPVVVEEEIIEESNGPDGDNLVLEQGSNNSNSKDIVDFEVLKIKSALPVEDELRTDTGISTKYDEIDDENPKFDKNIDDKEYVDPTKIKEELAKKKMEAMNEVAADADLDDAKMKKTPDSIDRVDHEQPEKMSLSLKKLGLDDEQEVMQAVESQGSRRKFNVRRSFLTGDIASALSGNSLVGRKANLKDDEEQVNESKMLLFNGLYYRGSWATPFQQLRTEESKFFTNTDERPVMMMRSQGTFGVGKDEQLDAKFLELPYNNSRYSLLLMVPNNKDGLKELIKNFNPDTLSTVQKSLVQMPVQICIPKFRIDTTSRAEKPLAKLGLITMFTSKADLSGITTEQKIHVDELVQHVSIRVDEGSSSENALSATNIVEAKTIDDEQEQFTADKPFLFFVRDVVDDIVIVAGKITDIPYVD comes from the exons ATGATCAGCGAAGGGGCGGAAGGTCAAACGCTGAAGGAGCTGTACGACGTGTTCAAGTTTCCCACGGACAGGGATTTGG TTCGCAAAGCGTTTGATGTTTCGCTCAAGCGTTTGAGCGGCCAAAATCCAACGGACGAGCCGCAGTTCAAAACCTGGTTCTACATCTACAAAAACAACAGCGTGCTGCAGGCGTACAAGGATGTGCTGGAGCAAAACTACGCCGTAGAGGTGCGGGACATCGAGCGGAATGATTACAACTTTGATGAGCCCAAAACCTCCCTCGACCCGGTGGTGGTCGAGGAGGAGATCATCGAGGAGAGCAACGGTCCCGACGGTGACAACCTCGTGCTGGAGCAGGGTAGCAACAATAGCAACAGCAAGGATATTGTTGACTTTGAGGTGCTGAAGATCAAGTCGGCCCTACCGGTGGAGGACGAGCTGCGCACGGACACTGGCATCAGTACCAAGTACGACGAGATCGACGATGAAAACCCAAAGTTTGACAAGAACATTGACGACAAGGAGTACGTTGATCCGACCAAAATCAAGGAAGAGCTGGCGAAAAAGAAGATGGAAGCGATGAACGAAGTGGCGGCCGACGCTGACCTTGACGATGCTAAGATGAAGAAAACGCCCGACTCGATCGATCGTGTCGATCATGAGCAGCCCGAAAAAATGTCGCTATCGCTGAAGAAGCTGGGTTTGGACGATGAGCAAGAGGTCATGCAAGCGGTCGAAAGTCAAGGCTCACGAAGGAAG TTCAACGTTCGCCGATCGTTCCTAACCGGAGACATAGCGTCGGCCCTGAGTGGAAACTCTTTGGTTGGACGAAAGGCGAATCTTAAAGACGATGAAGAGCAGGTCAACGAATCCAAGATGCTGCTGTTCAACGGTCTGTACTACAGAGGCAGCTGGGCTACGCCATTCCAG CAACTTCGCACGGAGGAAAGTAAATTCTTTACCAACACGGACGAACGACCAGTCATGATGATGCGATCGCAGGGTACCTTTGGTGTGGGAAAGGATGAACAGCTGGATGCTAAGTTCTTGGAGCTACCGTACAAT AACTCCCGCTATTCGCTTCTGCTGATGGTTCCCAACAACAAGGACGGGCTGAAGGAGCTCATCAAGAACTTCAACCCCGATACCCTCAGCACCGTGCAAAAGTCGCTGGTGCAAATGCCGGTCCAGATCTGCATTCCCAAGTTCCGCATCGATACCACTAGTCGTGCTGAGAAGCCACTGGCAAAG CTTGGACTCATCACCATGTTCACCTCGAAGGCGGACCTGAGCGGCATTACCACCGAGCAGAAGATCCACGTCGACGAGCTGGTGCAGCACGTGTCGATCCGCGTGGACGAAGGTTCCAGCAGCGAGAACGCCCTGTCGGCGACGAACATTGTCGAGGCGAAAACGATCGACGACGAGCAGGAGCAGTTCACTGCCGACAAGCCGTTCCTGTTCTTCGTGCGCGACGTCGTGGACGATATCGTGATCGTTGCTGGCAAGATCACGGACATCCCGTACGTCGACTAG
- the LOC120951348 gene encoding antichymotrypsin-2-like, which produces MSVTSLVDGEFLLRPSNRACWIFLIFASSLCLTTAQTVQQFAYNTDFFFRNPSEIYPQPVYVPKSQQETIKTYEKIQFEDSSLRFPAPKQNEQQQPQPQPPKTPGAMQFAWNMMKMMVLPRQDNTVICPILPQTLLATLHDGADRAAQAELSSSLLATSQELGQIVRSQELAIRGSSVNRLDQAMAVFLGTDTKISKPIQDKALQNGVEFVPVNFLNRNTAAATANDWVARKSQGLIREIVAPTALDASTRLLMASVIYFKGKWKFQFTKTEPGLFETAPSADSRSPVAQLGPMMYQFNRFRYGEIDFTNGHGMRWVELPYESSSLSMVLMLPKMRHQLQQSAQQLSVADVTEIITSLNQNRGTNKMHLTVPKFNVFSSLSLVPALKHLGLRSIFDRASALQNLANEPLVVRDVSQRTFISVDEQGTTAVSAASLAFVALSAAPPPPIINFTVNEPFLMMIVDKIHEYPLFVGKIVNPTLN; this is translated from the exons ATGAGTGTAACAAGTTTGGTGGATGGTGAATTTTTGCTCCGGCCAAGTAACCGGGCATGCTggatttttctcatttttg CCTCCTCGCTATGTCTGACAACGGCGCAAACTGTACAACAATTTGCATATAATACGGATTTCTTCTTTCGAAATCCCTCGGAAATCTATCCTCAACCGGTGTACGTACCGAAATCTCAACAGGAGACAATAAAAACatacgaaaaaatacaatttgaaGACTCCTCTCTGCGGTTTCCGGCGCCGAAGCAGAATGAGCAACAGCAACCTCAGCCTCAACCGCCAAAAACGCCCGGAGCGATGCAGTTCGCCTGGAACATGATGAAG ATGATGGTATTACCCCGACAGGACAACACAGTCATCTGTCCAATACTGCCACAAACCCTTCTGGCGACCCTGCACGATGGGGCCGATCGTGCTGCTCAAGCCGAGCTAAGCTCCTCATTACTTGCCACCTCGCAGGAACTAGGACAGATCGTGCGCAGTCAAGAGCTCGCCATTCGAGGGTCGAGTGTAAACAGGCTCGATCAGGCGATGGCCGTCTTTCTCGGAACGGATACGAAAATCAGCAAACCCATCCAGGATAAAGCACTCCAGAATGGGGTAGAGTTTGTGCCGGTGAATTTCCTCAATCGCAACACCGCTGCCGCTACTGCCAATGATTGGGTGGCGCGAAAATCGCAAGGCCTTATCCGTGAAATCGTTGCACCCA CTGCTCTCGACGCCTCAACACGTCTACTTATGGCGAGCGTGATCTATTTCAAGGGCAAATGGAAGTTTCAGTTCACCAAAACGGAACCGGGACTATTCGAGACGGCGCCCAGCGCTGACTCTAGATCTCCGGTCGCTCAGCTGGGACCGATGATGTACCAGTTCAACAGGTTCCGGTATGGAGAGATAGATTTCACGAATGGTCATGGTATGCGGTGGGTAGAGCTGCCGTACGAAAGTTCCTCCCTGTCGATGGTTCTTATGCTACCGAAGATGCGACACCAGCTGCAGCAATCAGCTCAGCAGCTTAGCGTTGCTGATGTAACTGAAATTATTACGAGTTTGAATCAGAATCGTGGCACCAATAAGATGCACCTGACCGTGCCAAAGTTCAACGTATTCAGCTCGCTGTCGCTGGTGCCCGCGCTCAAGCATCTTGGTCTAAGGTCGATCTTTGATCGTGCTTCAGCGCTTCAGAACCTGGCAAACGAACCACTGGTCGTGCGCGATGTCTCCCAACGGACGTTCATCTCGGTTGACGAGCAGGGTACTACTGCGGTCTCGGCCGCTTCGCTTGCATTCGTGGCACTCAGTGCcgccccaccaccaccgatcaTTAACTTTACCGTGAACGAACCGTTCCTTATGATGATTGTGGACAAGATACACGAGTATCCGCTGTTTGTAGGAAAGATAGTGAACCCGACTTTGAACTAA
- the LOC120951173 gene encoding serpin B8-like, which produces MIWILLVVALATHGSCQRFKGSTFTTKDDYCFLNGIRQSECDYQFATFLDANPHFVKCIASLPIYSDRCATINSALQPSKEPAPCNGNRCTYDTRLSGAGSVASTSMDRQPAGDAGLEVPKPSVRYDKKVMDFAVKLFQKAFPSDDTSNYIISPIMVQSLLSYLFDGASNATRLEMESVLQLNMNDLHDIERALTPQADQEPITKNKLDSASQIFKSTTFELLPAFRDSLKSNHVPLSEMDFSNPRLASETINNWAREKTRQRIQEVVDEKSIDPQTKLFLMNALYFNGTWLNKFPKTERGAFYVSGQPPVRSSVNMMFLTKELRNGNTRTDDSAHGMTWIELPYDGDRMSMILFLPNEQFQLDRELRRFTAQDLLTILTEIEQDEPSKVKLQLPEFKAETTVSLVEPLKKLGVASIFGDNKPFDQLSNDNVKVSDVKQKSFLTVNPHGTVAASVTTATVIPLSITHTLDFKADQPFALIIMDKKNKLPLFFAKISKPSKPKDPFRRG; this is translated from the exons ATGATTTGGATACTTCTAGTAGTGG CTCTTGCCACGCACGGCTCCTGTCAACGATTTAAAGGCTCTACTTTCACAACAAAGGATGATTACTGCTTTTTGAATGGAATCCGCCAGTCAGAGTGTGATTATCAATTTGCGACCTTCCTAGACGCTAATCCACACTTCGTAAAATGCATCGCCAGCCTTCCCATCTACTCCGATCGGTGCGCCACGATCAACTCCGCGTTGCAGCCGAGCAAAGAGCCAGCACCATGCAACGGTAATCGCTGTACCTATGATACGCGGTTGTCCGGAGCCGGTTCGGTGGCGAGCACATCGATGGATAGACAACCGGCAGGCGATGCGGGTCTGGAAGTGCCCAAGCCGTCGGTTCGATACGACAAAAAAGTGATGGACTTTGCGGTCAAACTTTTCCAAAAAGCATTCCCCAGCGACGATACAAGCAATTACATCATCAGTCCGATCATGGTACAGTCGCTGCTCTCTTATCTGTTTGATGGCGCTTCCAATGCAACGCGCCTGGAGATGGAATCCGTGCTGCAGCTTAACATGAACGATCTGCACGACATTGAGCGCGCACTGACACCGCAGGCGGACCAGGAACCTATCACCAAGAACAAACTGGATTCGGCTTCACAGATATTCAAATCGACCACGTTCGAGCTTCTGCCAGCATTCCGCGACTCGCTCAAGAGCAACCATGTGCCACTGAGCGAGATGGACTTCTCCAATCCAAGACTTGCTTCCGAAACCATCAACAACTGGGCGCGTGAAAAGACCCGGCAGCGTATTCAAGAGGTCGTCGATGAAA AATCGATCGATCCCCAGACCAAGCTGTTCTTGATGAATGCCCTCTACTTCAACGGTACGTGGTTGAACAAGTTCCCCAAAACGGAGCGAGGAGCTTTCTATGTCAGTGGACAACCACCCGTACGGTCGTCCGTGAATATGATGTTCCTGACGAAGGAGCTCCGTAACGGCAACACCCGAACTGACGATTCGGCGCACGGTATGACCTGGATCGAGCTACCGTACGATGGGGATCGGATGTCGATGATCCTTTTCCTGCCCAACGAACAGTTCCAACTCGATCGAGAGCTGCGTCGGTTTACCGCACAAGACCTGCTCACCATCCTGACGGAGATCGAACAGGATGAACCGAGCAAGGTGAAGCTTCAGCTGCCAGAGTTCAAAGCGGAAACTACGGTTTCGCTCGTGGAACCGCTTAAGAAG TTGGGCGTTGCTAGCATTTTTGGAGACAATAAACCATTCGATCAACTTTCGAACGACAATGTGAAGGTATCGgacgtaaaacaaaaatccttcCTGACGGTCAACCCGCATGGTACGGTTGCCGCAAGCGTTACCACAGCAACGGTCATTCCACTTAGCATTACGCACACGTTGGACTTCAAAGCTGATCAACCGTTTGCACTGATCATtatggacaaaaaaaacaagctgcCATTATTTTTCGCCAAGATTAGCAAACCGTCGAAGCCGAAAGATCCATTCAGACGAGGATAA